From the genome of Chloroflexota bacterium, one region includes:
- a CDS encoding Trm112 family protein: protein MVSQELLEILRCPVCVQEGKGELEMVKEAWLVCHDCGRKYPIRDDIPVMLVEEGDKWQATAVEDLPVPPPPAAA from the coding sequence ATGGTGAGCCAGGAACTGTTGGAAATTTTGCGCTGCCCGGTTTGTGTGCAAGAAGGCAAAGGCGAATTGGAAATGGTCAAAGAAGCGTGGCTGGTATGCCACGATTGCGGGCGCAAGTATCCTATTCGGGACGATATTCCGGTCATGCTGGTGGAAGAAGGCGACAAGTGGCAGGCAACCGCGGTGGAAGACCTGCCTGTGCCGCCGCCCCCTGCTGCGGCGTGA